AAATTTAATATTTTACAAAAATCAATTATAAATCTATAATGTAAAAAGCTAAATAATTATTTTACAAAAAAGAGGGATTTGAAAATGTCGAAAGATAGAGTTATCAATAGAATTGATGGTAATGGAAGTGACAAGATACCAACGGGGGAGCTACTTATAGACGAAGAAGTTATAAAATCATATTTAAAATATGATAAAGTGACTTTTGATGAAAAAAAGGAATTTGTAAATGAGCTTGATCTGGATATAATTACGATAAACCCAGATATAAAAGAGGATTCAATAGACTGGAAGGATCTAGAGAAGTGGGCCGGAAATGATATTTTTAAATTTGTATTGTTAGATGGCTTGTTTGGCTGGGGTGTTGATGAAATGGGGTTTGAGGCTTTTATGATTGCCCTGATGAAGCAGTCAAAAGAATTTGAGGATCTAAAAGGTAAAGTTAGAGAATCATTTGGTAAAGTGGCAGAAAATATAGAGGGTAGAGGGGCAGATGGGATTATAATAGCAGACGATATAGCTTATAATAAAGGAGTTATTGTAAGACCATCATTACTTAGAGAATACTACTTTCCCTGGTTGGCTGAAATTGTTGAGATATTCAAGGAACTTGGGTTTTATGTGTTTTTTCATTCTGATGGATATTTAAAAGATGTTATTGATGATTTGATAGGGACAGGGATTGATGGAATGCAGTGTATTGAAAGGGCTGCTGGTATGGATGTTGATTCATTGATTGAAAATTATGGGGAAAAGCTTTGTTTTTGGGGTAATGTTGATATTAGTGAGCTTATGAAACCTTTGAATGAAGAAAAATTAACAGATTTAATAAGAAGCTATGTTCCCCAAAAAGCTAATGCAAGATATATTTTTGGTACTAGTAGTGGCCTTGTAATGGGAGTGGATTCAGATAATTTGAAGATTTACAAGAAGAT
The Natranaerofaba carboxydovora genome window above contains:
- a CDS encoding uroporphyrinogen decarboxylase family protein codes for the protein MSKDRVINRIDGNGSDKIPTGELLIDEEVIKSYLKYDKVTFDEKKEFVNELDLDIITINPDIKEDSIDWKDLEKWAGNDIFKFVLLDGLFGWGVDEMGFEAFMIALMKQSKEFEDLKGKVRESFGKVAENIEGRGADGIIIADDIAYNKGVIVRPSLLREYYFPWLAEIVEIFKELGFYVFFHSDGYLKDVIDDLIGTGIDGMQCIERAAGMDVDSLIENYGEKLCFWGNVDISELMKPLNEEKLTDLIRSYVPQKANARYIFGTSSGLVMGVDSDNLKIYKKIKE